One Chondrinema litorale genomic window, CCCTTTTTTGCCAGTATTGCTAAAGAAATCGAAGAAAAAGCCTATCAAAATAAATATAAGATTGTTTATTGTAGCACCGAAAACGATAAGGAGCGAGCTAAAGAGTTTCTTACCATGTTTTCTACTCTGGGTGTAGATGGATGCATTATTTCTCCAACAATGGGAATGGAAGAGCACATCAAAAAAATGGTGGATACAGGGATGAATGTTATTCTTTTCGATAGAAAATTTGAAAATACGAGTAACAATGTAGTGAAGGTGAATAACATTGAAGGTGTGTATAGTGCGGTGACACATTTAGTAGATAGGGGATATAAGCAAATTGCTTTGGTGGCACTTACTTTGGATTCACCAGAAAAGGAAGAGAGAATTATCGGATACAAAAATGCAGTTACCGATTATGGTTTAGATGCACATATATTTCCGCTTCCATTTAAAAATGATTACCTAGATTATGTGGAAGACATTATGAAAATTCTCGAAAAGAATAAAAACTTAGATTCGATTATCTTTAGCACAAACTATTTGGGAATTAGTGGTTTAGAAGCTATTAATAATTTGGGTTTAAAAATCCCAGATGATCTGGCAATTATCTCTTTTGACGATCACGATCTATTTAGAATTCACAAACCGAATATTACTGTAGTTTCGCAACCAATTAAGCAACTATCTCACACTGCCATGGATATGTTGCTAGAAAGACTTCAATGTAACAATAAAGATAAAGAAGAAAGCGAGCACAAAACTGTTACGCTATGCACGAATTTGATTGTAAGAGAATCTACAGAATACAAAAAGAAATAGATAAAAAAAGACCTTACAAATGCATTTGTAAGGTCTTTTTTATTGATAATGTAGACCGACTAATTGATGTTAATTCCATTTATAGCGAGATAAGCATCTAAAGGAACAGGCTCGTTACTTTGAGCCCAAATACTCACACTGTTATAAGAACTATGTGCAGTTTCTGAGCTAAAGTCGAAAACACCGTAATAAGGAGCATCCGCAACATTTGGCACATACACATAACATCTGCTTGCTAACTCTGGATAATTATTAGCAATTCTAAGTAACTCATTTAAAAACGATTGTTGTGAAAGTGCATCAGTATCAAAACCAGCTTTCTCTAAAGTTACTTTTAGAATGTCTTCTCTAGTACCGCTAATTGATAGATAATCAAGTTCATCACTCCATCTTGTTTCCGTATTTTTTTGATAAGAAACTATGTAAACTGTATCAAAAGGTGCTTCGCGAATACGCTGGTATTCCATCACTGCATTTACAGGAATGTTTTCTATTAAACCTCCGTCTACATATATATTATCGTTGATTTTGATTGATGGAAAAGCTACTGGGAACGAAGTTGTTGCCATGAGCGATTCTATTAAATCTCCACCGATGTTGTCCAACTCAGTTATGTTAGAAGAAAACTCAATTTCTTTTAAATCTAAATTGGTACTGGTAAGCGCAGTTGGCATGAATAAATCATCAAAAGAAGTATAATTTAACTCTTCTAGCAATTTGGTTTCGAAAGTATTCCAAAGTGGTTTGGTATCTATCGGTAAATCGTTTCTAGAATTATCCAACACATCTGCATTGGTTAGATTCAATACAATGTCTTTATAAGATTCGAATCCGAAATCGTTGGTGTTGTCTAAAATGCCATTGAGCATAATTGCATTAATTCCACCAGAACTCACACCAGATACAAAATCAAGGTTGTTGAGCTTGTTCTGATCGTGAAGTCTCTCGATTAAAGCGATTTGTTGATTAATTCTGGCAGCAGCACCAGTAATAATTAAGGCTGTGCCAGTGGGTGTACCTGTAGTTTCTGGTACGATAGGAAGTTCTGAGTCTTCGCAGCCAAACAGCGCAAATATTGATATAAATAGTATATATATTGATCGATTCATTTTTAGTTTTTTTCAGATTGAAAGTCTTTAGTTAGGTATTTTCTTTTATACATCAATTAGAAATTTATTACCTTCTGGTTTTTCTATTTCGCTTGTTGTTTATAAAAGCATATTCCAGTTTGAAACTTAAAGAAGCGATTCGAGCGGCAATAAACTCATTGTCTTCCAGAATAGAATTGTTCTTAAACTGGTTGTTATAGGTTAAAGAAGTTTTAACCTTGCCTAACCGATAGCCCAAACCCATACTATAGAAACCTCCATTGGTTAGAAAGAATGAATAACCTCCATTTAGTCGGATAAAAGGACACTTTTCTTTTTTAGTAAAATTGAAATCGTATCGCACACTAATTGGCATAGCCAAAGAAATAATTTTCTGGTAGTAAACTATATCAGCTGCGATGGCGACAATGTTTCTTTCATTTAGACAAAAATTGAACTGGCCAGAAACCTCTGGTGATGGATACACAGATTCTCCCCACATGCGGTTGAATTCACCTTCTGCTATAAATCCTGGATCTAACAGAAAGGTACTTTGATTAACTCCTACACCAAAAGAAAGGTATTTTTTTGATTGAGCATTTGCGATTAAACTAGAGCAGATAAGTAGTAAAATGAAGATTTTTAATTTCATGTTATTTAGTTTTGAATTCCTAATTAATAGGGACAAAATTTTAAAGGTAAATCCTTTGATAATCCTAACGGTGCAGTTGATTCTAAATGATAATAATTGTAAATGTTTTTAGCTAAATAGCTTAAAAGAGGGTGAAAATAGAAGTAATTTAATAGGATTATTACCAAAAGTATCTTTGTGATTTATATGTCATCAAAAAAAGGTAGTAATAAAATATTTATATTAAAAAGTAAGTAATTTAAGAATAAATGCACAAGAAATATTAGAAGTTAAATACAAAGTGCATTCAGGTATTTCTTTTCCAATCTATTAAAAATCTGATTTGTACCTACAAAAAGCTGGTTCGTGTAAAAAAGTTTAATGTCTTATTTTGAAGCATAACTTTGAAACGGTTATTAAAATTACCAAAAATAAGTGATTAAATATTTGGTGATTTGCATTTATAGCCTAAATTTAGCGATAAAAATTAGAGTTTAGCTCTATTTTAAATCGCAATTATTTAATAACTACAAACTCAACCAGCATGTCAATTAACGATCAAATGGATCGATATTTAAAAATCGATCAACTCATCAGATTAAAATCAACTGGTTCTAGAAGAGAACTTAGTAACAAACTTGGCCTTTCAATACGCTCAACACAAGAGTATATTAACGAAATGAAGCTCAATGGAGCTCCCATTAAATTTTGCAAAATTTCTAACAGCTATATCTATACAGCAAATGGCAAGTTTGAGTCAAAATTTGGCTTTACAGATGTCTAGGCGGCTCAAAAAGAGATTTCGATAAAATGCTATTATTCATGGAATTAATCTATTTTATGATTTAAGTATAGTATTACTCCCCAAAAGTAAAATAGACCAATGCCGGATTGCTGTATTCATCAGTACCTTCAGCGAGTGTGAGAAGTTCTGGAAAGTGTTTAGTGAGTACAGCTTTTGTTTCTGCATTTTTATTATAATTTCTATAAAACCAGTTCATGTAAACAGGAATGATAAATTCATGTTTTTGATTCATTCCTAAACCAAAAATAGGTTTAAAAAATGCGGCCATATATGGTTCTTGCATAAGTGCTGGTTTATAGAGTTTCTTAGAAATCTTATCGTAATAAAAGGTGTGCAACTGTTGATCTTCTAGAGTTAAAGTAAAGATAAAAGCATTACTGTTTTCTTGAAATTGATAATAAGGATAAATGATTTTTGCTTCTTCAGACTTCATTTTAGCAAAAGACTTTATCCGATTCCTTTTTTCGTATGGCCAGATATGAGCGTTTCCAGTAATTTCATACTTAGGATAAACTGTACCGTCGTTCAATACTTCATGATATACTGGTGAAGATAGTTCATTATAAAGCATGCCGAAAGGTGTGGCTTTTATGCCTCCGATATCAAAAAATCCGGTAGTCACATCTTCTGTTTCTTCTGGGAATGGAGAATACTTTTCTTTTACATTGTAATCTGTATCGTATACCATTATATGATTGGTACTTTTGGAATATTTAGTAGCACCAAAGTAAACAGCATACTCATTTCCTTTCATATAACAGATTTGAATAGGGTTTTGGAAAAGATAACTTACATATTTTTTGTCTTTATCAAACTGTATTAGCCCATTTCTATCAATTACAACATAGCTTCCATCATCTAAAATTGTAAAGTCGAAAATACGATTAAACTCACCGGGTCCTCTGCCTTTTGCACCAACTTTAGAAAGGTAATTACCTTCATAATCAAATATGCTTAAGTTCGATTCAATATAGTCGCAGATGTAAATTTTATTATCTCGATCAATTATTTTTCTACTAGCGCTTATATAAGTGTCGGCATCTCCTTTTAGTTTAACTACCTTGGTAATTTTCAATTTGCTTATGAAAGCGTCTGTATCGGTAATCGCTTTTGAAATATCTAATTTTATGGTGTTTTCATTAGGAGCAAAGGGGTCTTTATCATTTGAACTAAATTGATTGAATAAGAACCAAGATGTGAGAAAGAATGAAATGAGTTTCATCTGTTATTTATTTTTTGTGCAAAAAAAATCATTCTCCAAAAGTAAAATAGACCAATGCTGGATTGCTGTACTCGTCTGTACCCTCAGCGAGTGTGAGTAGTTCTGGAAAGTATTTTGCCATATCTGTTTTTAGTGTTTCATCTTTATTCAATTTGCGATATAACTTATTCATGTAAACAGGAATAATAAATTCGTTTTTTTGATTTACACCAAAGCCAAATACGGTCCTAAAAAATGCATACAAGTAAGGTTCATTTAGTAGGTCAGGTTGGTAAAGTTTATTTTCTATTTTATCATAAAAAAAAGTATGCATTTTTTTATCTTCTAGTACTAGAGAAAATACAAAAGCATTGTTATTTTCTCGAAATGGATAGGCGGGATAGATGGCTATACCATCATTTGTTTCTTTAGCAAATGCTTTAAGTTTATATCTATCTTCGTGAGGCCAAATCTTAGAATTCCCCGTAATTTCATATTTAGGGTAGCTATTTCCATCTTTATGTATTTCGTAAAATATTGGTGAAGATGCCTCATTGAGTAATATACCAGAAGGCGTATTTACTATGCCACCAAGCCCAAAAAATCCTGCGGTATTAGTTTTAGTTTCTTCTGGGTATGGAAAAAGCTCATCTATAACCTTATAATTAGTATCGTATATTATTAGATTACTAGAGCTTCTTGCATATTTGGTTGCATCAAAAAAGACTACAAATTTATTATCAGGCCACTGACAAATCAGGCTGGGGTTATGATATTTAGAACTCACATGCTGTTTGTTTTTATCGAACAGCATAAGGCCTTTTCTATCGATTACAACAAATCTTCCATCATCTAAAATTGTAAAGTCGAAAATACGATCAAATTCGCCGGGTCCTCTGCCTTTACCACCGACTTTCGATACATAATTACCTTCATAGTCGAATATGCTTAAGTTAGACTCCTCATAATCGCATATATAGATTTTATTATCTCGATCAATTATTTTTCTACTTGAACTTATATAAGTATCCACATCTCCTTTTAGCTTAACTACCTTGGTAATTTTCAATTTGCTTAAGAAAGGCTCTGTCTCCGTAATGGCTTTTGAGATATCTAATTTAATAGTGTTTTCATTAGGAGCGTAGGGGTTTTCAGCACTATTTTCTGTATAGATATTTGTGAAAAATAAGAAACAGGTGGTAATTAAAAAAGATAGTACCTTCATAAATTGTAGTTGAAAAATTGTAATCTAACTCCAATTTAAAGAAGACAAACAATACCAACAATCAATATTTAACCTTTTTAAGGTATTTAAAAAATAAATAGCAAAGTGCTATAAAACTGCACTCTGCGGATATATATTGCGGGTTTTAACTAAGACTTTAGTTTAAGTCGTATAAAGATAATTTGACATGAAATTCATTATTAAAATTCTGTTTTTATTATTGCTTCTACAGGCATGTACAGAAGATAAGCACCCTGAAAATTACCATATTATAAACTTTGATTTCGACAGTTTTTCTGAAGTAGAAAAGCTAAAAGGGCAAAAACTTGATATTCCAGATTTTATAGATCCAAGAAGAATTTTAAACTTAAAAGATTATCTTGTGGTAAGTGACGATAAAGCTGATTTTCCGATCTTAATATTGGATAAAAAAACGAATACAGTAATTAACAAAATGGGAGTTAATGGTCGTGGCCCTGGTGAGATAGGTTATATTTGGAACATAAAAGATAGTGGAGCAGATACAAGTTTTTGGGTTTATCAGCTCGAAGAA contains:
- a CDS encoding LacI family DNA-binding transcriptional regulator, translating into MAKTKISINDIATKLNISKTTVSFILNGKAKEKRISDKLVAKVLKKVEELGYQPNQFAKGLRTGRTNILGLMVEDISNPFFASIAKEIEEKAYQNKYKIVYCSTENDKERAKEFLTMFSTLGVDGCIISPTMGMEEHIKKMVDTGMNVILFDRKFENTSNNVVKVNNIEGVYSAVTHLVDRGYKQIALVALTLDSPEKEERIIGYKNAVTDYGLDAHIFPLPFKNDYLDYVEDIMKILEKNKNLDSIIFSTNYLGISGLEAINNLGLKIPDDLAIISFDDHDLFRIHKPNITVVSQPIKQLSHTAMDMLLERLQCNNKDKEESEHKTVTLCTNLIVRESTEYKKK
- a CDS encoding patatin-like phospholipase family protein codes for the protein MNRSIYILFISIFALFGCEDSELPIVPETTGTPTGTALIITGAAARINQQIALIERLHDQNKLNNLDFVSGVSSGGINAIMLNGILDNTNDFGFESYKDIVLNLTNADVLDNSRNDLPIDTKPLWNTFETKLLEELNYTSFDDLFMPTALTSTNLDLKEIEFSSNITELDNIGGDLIESLMATTSFPVAFPSIKINDNIYVDGGLIENIPVNAVMEYQRIREAPFDTVYIVSYQKNTETRWSDELDYLSISGTREDILKVTLEKAGFDTDALSQQSFLNELLRIANNYPELASRCYVYVPNVADAPYYGVFDFSSETAHSSYNSVSIWAQSNEPVPLDAYLAINGININ
- a CDS encoding 6-bladed beta-propeller → MKLISFFLTSWFLFNQFSSNDKDPFAPNENTIKLDISKAITDTDAFISKLKITKVVKLKGDADTYISASRKIIDRDNKIYICDYIESNLSIFDYEGNYLSKVGAKGRGPGEFNRIFDFTILDDGSYVVIDRNGLIQFDKDKKYVSYLFQNPIQICYMKGNEYAVYFGATKYSKSTNHIMVYDTDYNVKEKYSPFPEETEDVTTGFFDIGGIKATPFGMLYNELSSPVYHEVLNDGTVYPKYEITGNAHIWPYEKRNRIKSFAKMKSEEAKIIYPYYQFQENSNAFIFTLTLEDQQLHTFYYDKISKKLYKPALMQEPYMAAFFKPIFGLGMNQKHEFIIPVYMNWFYRNYNKNAETKAVLTKHFPELLTLAEGTDEYSNPALVYFTFGE
- a CDS encoding 6-bladed beta-propeller, whose translation is MKVLSFLITTCFLFFTNIYTENSAENPYAPNENTIKLDISKAITETEPFLSKLKITKVVKLKGDVDTYISSSRKIIDRDNKIYICDYEESNLSIFDYEGNYVSKVGGKGRGPGEFDRIFDFTILDDGRFVVIDRKGLMLFDKNKQHVSSKYHNPSLICQWPDNKFVVFFDATKYARSSSNLIIYDTNYKVIDELFPYPEETKTNTAGFFGLGGIVNTPSGILLNEASSPIFYEIHKDGNSYPKYEITGNSKIWPHEDRYKLKAFAKETNDGIAIYPAYPFRENNNAFVFSLVLEDKKMHTFFYDKIENKLYQPDLLNEPYLYAFFRTVFGFGVNQKNEFIIPVYMNKLYRKLNKDETLKTDMAKYFPELLTLAEGTDEYSNPALVYFTFGE